A genomic stretch from Flavobacterium humidisoli includes:
- a CDS encoding OmpA family protein, with product MVIKMLKFAFRLFIVFALQANAQHKKTEKADNYYDNFAFIEAIKSYKKELKTGNNSIELYTKLGNSYYFNGNYAEAMNCYSKAIDMEPNIIPEYYLRYAQCLDNAKKYQEAKHVINIYYSKVGKIGLTENWSEFNLFNGIQKYSGRYTINPIEINSSSSDFGSALYNGNKLIYASARDTSAFIKRQHSWNEKSFLKLYVANIADDGSLSNQVILKGDVNTKYHQSSPTVTKDGKKMFFTRNNYIEGKLLEDKNGISRLKIYSAENIGGEWKNVKELPYPINSDGFSSGHPALNADETELYFSSDRYNSFGNSDLYVVSLSKEGFVGTEVTKLPDEINTLGRETYPFVDDSGVLYFSSDGHAGFGGLDVFAAQKDDKGVYHLLNVGDGVNSNHDDFAYIIQNSTKEGFFSSNRTGNDDIYRFIENKPLVFDFDINPIVFGTLKYHGTEKPIEGISIEVFNAVNERLKTIYSDKNGKYSISLNPYKDYKFIYKKAGLTELHEDVKSLKPAEKRECSKLFLNEMEVLVDDKKLTIEQGSDLNNLLKLDPIYFDYNGYEIRESSKACLNKIVKVMMERPNLSLEVNSYTDSRGRDDLNMKLSENRAESTVDYLVAHGINKERLKGKGYGETRLINNCFNNVMCSKGQHQLNRRSEFIVHLIKN from the coding sequence ATGGTTATTAAGATGCTAAAATTTGCATTTAGATTGTTTATTGTTTTTGCTTTACAAGCTAATGCGCAGCATAAAAAAACGGAAAAAGCAGATAATTATTATGATAACTTTGCCTTTATTGAGGCGATAAAATCCTATAAAAAAGAATTAAAAACAGGAAATAATTCGATAGAACTTTATACTAAACTAGGTAATTCTTATTATTTTAATGGTAACTATGCTGAAGCTATGAATTGTTATTCAAAAGCGATAGATATGGAGCCTAATATAATTCCTGAATATTATTTGAGATATGCTCAATGTTTGGATAATGCAAAAAAGTATCAGGAAGCTAAACATGTAATAAATATATATTATTCAAAAGTAGGAAAGATAGGTTTAACTGAAAATTGGAGTGAATTTAATTTATTCAATGGCATTCAAAAATATTCTGGTCGTTATACTATAAATCCAATTGAAATAAACAGCTCTTCGTCAGATTTTGGAAGTGCATTATATAATGGTAATAAACTAATATACGCTTCAGCACGTGATACAAGTGCCTTCATAAAGCGGCAACACAGTTGGAATGAAAAATCATTTTTAAAGTTGTACGTTGCCAATATTGCAGATGACGGAAGTTTGAGTAATCAAGTAATTTTAAAAGGAGATGTTAATACAAAATATCATCAAAGCAGTCCAACGGTGACAAAGGATGGCAAAAAAATGTTTTTTACTAGAAATAATTATATAGAAGGTAAACTTCTTGAGGACAAAAATGGTATTTCTAGATTAAAAATTTATTCAGCTGAGAATATTGGTGGGGAATGGAAAAATGTTAAAGAGTTGCCTTACCCTATTAATAGTGATGGTTTCTCGTCCGGACATCCCGCGTTAAATGCTGACGAAACTGAATTGTATTTTTCTTCTGACAGGTATAATTCGTTTGGTAATTCAGATCTATATGTTGTAAGTCTTTCAAAAGAAGGTTTTGTAGGAACTGAAGTCACTAAACTTCCTGATGAAATTAACACCTTAGGGAGAGAAACATATCCATTTGTTGATGATTCAGGAGTTCTATATTTTTCGTCAGACGGACACGCTGGTTTTGGAGGTCTTGACGTGTTTGCTGCTCAAAAAGATGATAAAGGCGTTTATCATTTATTAAATGTGGGAGATGGTGTAAATTCAAATCATGATGATTTTGCTTATATAATTCAAAATAGCACTAAAGAAGGTTTTTTTTCTTCAAACCGAACAGGGAATGATGATATTTATAGATTTATTGAAAACAAACCTTTAGTTTTTGACTTTGATATTAATCCAATTGTCTTTGGTACGTTAAAGTATCATGGAACTGAAAAACCAATTGAAGGTATCTCAATTGAAGTATTTAATGCTGTAAATGAACGATTAAAAACAATATATAGTGATAAAAATGGTAAATATTCAATAAGCTTAAACCCTTATAAAGATTATAAATTTATTTACAAAAAAGCTGGCCTTACCGAATTACATGAAGATGTTAAATCATTAAAGCCAGCCGAAAAAAGAGAATGTTCCAAGCTATTCCTTAATGAAATGGAAGTCTTGGTGGATGATAAGAAATTGACAATTGAACAAGGTTCTGATTTAAATAATCTTTTAAAGCTTGATCCGATTTATTTTGATTATAATGGATATGAAATTAGAGAATCTTCCAAAGCATGTTTAAATAAAATTGTTAAGGTAATGATGGAGAGGCCAAACCTTTCTTTAGAAGTGAATTCATATACGGATAGCAGGGGACGTGATGATTTAAATATGAAATTATCAGAAAACAGAGCGGAATCAACTGTAGATTATCTTGTGGCACATGGCATTAATAAGGAACGCCTTAAAGGAAAAGGTTATGGTGAAACTCGTTTGATTAATAATTGTTTCAATAATGTAATGTGTAGTAAAGGACAGCATCAATTAAACAGACGCTCAGAATTTATAGTACATCTTATTAAAAATTAA
- a CDS encoding IS3 family transposase: MSDSYKNITRSRSRKGDCWDNAAAESFFKPLKTELVDGSKLLSREQMKLEIFDSSVREQAKQ, translated from the coding sequence ATGTCGGACTCTTATAAAAATATCACAAGAAGCAGAAGCCGTAAAGGAGACTGCTGGGATAATGCGGCTGCTGAAAGTTTTTTCAAGCCTTTAAAAACGGAATTGGTTGATGGAAGCAAATTGCTTTCTAGAGAACAGATGAAACTTGAAATTTTTGACTCGAGCGTAAGAGAACAGGCGAAGCAATAA
- a CDS encoding AAA family ATPase: MIIDFSCTNFRSFKDKAEFTMKADALKSKVDNTFEADLVLGNSVSLLKTAVVYGANASGKSNFIKAFLAFTWLIKNSHKFELDKPKINCYEPFELDVNTQKFPVNFKISFIIDHIKYDYEVSFDAKVVVHEKLDFSPKGQISNMFERKLTETQDYDVIQLGKNLTDKRIPKKVFKNQLYLSKFGIDIPHQQLTPVFRYLSNINVWNAYDKFSISELANEISVLISQKENENLKNRLSKLIRISDTKIESIASKELKREDFRLPNVIPDEIANEFFENNKVKTFSYHKLFDGKKEVGIKEFDFNKKASTGTKVLFALGGKILQTLDSGGVIVFDELDNSLHPKLCKFLVRLFNSKISNPRNAQLIFATHEVTLLDKDVFRKDQIWFAQKNNFGSSEMYCANEFEGLRDDTNFELWYRSGKFGGNPKIKEIEFIYE, from the coding sequence ATGATAATAGATTTTTCATGCACTAATTTCAGGTCCTTTAAGGACAAAGCAGAATTTACTATGAAAGCTGATGCTTTAAAGTCAAAAGTTGACAATACATTTGAGGCAGATCTTGTTTTAGGTAATTCTGTTTCTCTGCTAAAAACTGCTGTTGTATATGGTGCTAACGCCAGCGGAAAAAGTAATTTTATAAAAGCTTTTCTTGCCTTTACATGGCTAATTAAAAACTCTCACAAATTTGAGCTTGATAAACCAAAGATTAACTGTTACGAACCTTTTGAACTGGATGTTAATACTCAGAAATTTCCTGTAAATTTTAAAATTTCTTTTATTATAGATCATATAAAATATGATTATGAAGTTTCCTTTGACGCGAAAGTAGTGGTTCATGAGAAACTGGACTTTTCCCCTAAAGGGCAGATATCCAATATGTTTGAAAGAAAACTTACTGAAACTCAAGATTATGATGTAATCCAACTTGGAAAAAACTTAACTGACAAAAGAATTCCAAAAAAAGTATTCAAGAACCAGCTTTATCTCTCAAAATTTGGTATAGATATTCCTCATCAGCAGCTAACTCCAGTTTTTAGATATCTTTCAAATATTAACGTGTGGAATGCTTATGATAAGTTTAGTATTTCTGAATTAGCAAATGAAATATCAGTTTTAATTTCTCAAAAGGAAAATGAGAATTTGAAGAACAGATTAAGTAAACTGATTCGAATTTCAGATACTAAAATTGAAAGCATTGCTTCTAAGGAATTAAAAAGAGAAGACTTCAGACTTCCAAATGTAATTCCAGATGAAATTGCTAATGAATTTTTTGAAAACAACAAGGTCAAGACATTTTCCTATCATAAGTTGTTTGACGGTAAAAAGGAAGTCGGCATCAAAGAATTTGATTTCAACAAAAAAGCTTCTACAGGTACGAAAGTGCTTTTTGCCCTAGGCGGAAAAATTTTGCAGACCTTGGATAGCGGTGGAGTAATTGTCTTTGATGAGCTTGATAACAGCTTGCACCCAAAACTATGTAAATTCCTAGTTCGATTGTTTAACAGTAAAATTTCAAATCCCAGAAATGCGCAGCTTATATTTGCCACACATGAAGTTACGCTCTTGGATAAAGATGTGTTCAGAAAAGATCAGATATGGTTTGCACAGAAAAATAATTTTGGAAGTTCTGAGATGTATTGTGCCAATGAATTTGAAGGACTCAGAGATGACACCAATTTTGAGCTATGGTATAGGTCAGGCAAGTTCGGCGGAAACCCGAAAATAAAGGAAATTGAATTTATCTACGAATAA
- a CDS encoding RloB family protein has translation MAKKRKPQTTIFIACEGSNTEPLYFEKLKEIMEEDDHYPFALTIYPDKMVHKKPKTDAVGLVNEAITNQGSFDELWVVFDKDGYTKHEEAFKLAKDNKVNIAFSSISFESWVLLHFERNSTAFSKSADIISQKFLANTAYLADYDKSSDYNLYPRIEDKTKMAFANASWLRNWLERNNPGNTIYQSNPYTDVDSLVKKLVLDDKVYEYRKLGYSLTFDKVEITLNDIGGNYEAEIKNVGNASVIWNEFAFYDNRRNKIAVVNSIVLSGEISQKVITRIATSPEIYIEFRNLKLEVDSTP, from the coding sequence ATGGCAAAAAAAAGAAAGCCTCAGACCACTATCTTTATCGCTTGCGAAGGAAGCAATACTGAACCGCTGTATTTTGAAAAGCTTAAGGAGATAATGGAAGAAGACGATCATTACCCATTTGCACTTACTATATATCCTGATAAGATGGTACACAAAAAGCCAAAAACAGATGCTGTTGGTCTGGTAAATGAAGCCATTACTAACCAGGGAAGCTTCGATGAATTATGGGTTGTTTTCGATAAAGACGGCTACACCAAACATGAAGAGGCATTCAAGTTAGCAAAAGACAATAAGGTCAATATTGCTTTTTCCAGCATTTCCTTTGAATCATGGGTGCTTCTGCATTTTGAAAGAAATAGTACCGCATTTTCAAAGTCCGCAGATATCATTAGTCAGAAATTTTTAGCCAACACTGCATATTTAGCGGATTATGATAAGTCATCCGACTATAACCTTTATCCGAGAATCGAGGATAAAACCAAAATGGCATTTGCAAATGCTTCTTGGCTAAGAAATTGGTTGGAAAGGAATAATCCAGGTAATACGATATATCAGTCGAATCCTTATACAGATGTAGACAGCCTAGTAAAAAAATTGGTGCTGGATGATAAAGTTTACGAATATAGAAAATTAGGATATAGCCTAACTTTTGATAAAGTTGAAATTACGTTAAACGATATCGGAGGAAATTATGAAGCGGAAATCAAAAATGTGGGTAACGCAAGCGTGATCTGGAATGAATTTGCCTTTTATGATAATAGAAGAAATAAGATAGCTGTGGTCAATTCAATTGTGCTTTCAGGAGAAATTTCCCAAAAAGTTATAACTCGGATTGCTACAAGTCCCGAAATATATATTGAATTCAGAAATTTGAAACTGGAGGTAGACAGTACCCCATAA
- a CDS encoding DEAD/DEAH box helicase, producing MINQNNREDIIKLLDSNADEVSIKDLFLYDLSPYYKEKKDESFFSKQMEFILEKNVINHGNRRISFTDEQKTLYDQIVQNKRVVISAPTSFGKTMLIKEYIFNEQPDCIVFLVPTNSLADELLEDFNSIFRPCGYTIFDTLKSESVIAKKSIFIGTQEKYYQIYDEYKVEIDLFVIDEAYKLSDKINSSREVILNRAFIDTLSVSKKVVLLLPLVNKINGLEAFEFKICKSEYAPVAKNFIAEADFLGIVLEKVHNSKESNLIYFNSPNDAEKFFETNLKKSTVFSVLPNSWVQRVESDFHPEWIPIKALKAGFGIHYGPMPKFMQKKVIDLFNNGLIKNLLATSSVIEGVNTPTKNIFITTAKDIMGGKNIIKFKNLIGRAGRLGIHKVGNVFYKAKHQSYFDLCNLPYSALSLDFLIKDEAQVIEINREEEYKSVYLNGSVSGDSEQSYKEKTKSYLDDSFNGKIPLEVISSLLNKYGFTITQYTDLLEFVRGPGTNLFSILAKLKSLDTTNVNNNSLSTILSSGHPTIPDIVKVLITNKHFSKMEISHVVSIVIKMIYNVIPYKVIPAIEFIIELDDIYVHYNNRRLINPKVKAEANKNKVMFLNKFIGDNNVNVEESKKVMTKLFEYGIPYFRVRKHINDIVERVSENFSAYDIKNVILETKSMSDLRIYFE from the coding sequence ATGATAAATCAAAACAACAGAGAAGATATCATTAAACTGCTTGATAGCAATGCAGATGAGGTAAGTATAAAAGATCTTTTTCTTTATGATTTATCGCCTTATTATAAGGAGAAAAAAGACGAATCTTTTTTTTCAAAGCAGATGGAGTTTATCCTTGAGAAAAATGTAATCAATCACGGCAACAGGAGAATTTCATTTACTGACGAGCAGAAAACGCTTTATGACCAAATTGTGCAGAACAAAAGAGTTGTAATTTCAGCTCCGACCAGTTTCGGAAAAACGATGCTTATAAAGGAATATATTTTTAACGAGCAGCCTGATTGTATAGTGTTTCTTGTACCAACCAATTCGCTTGCCGACGAATTGCTGGAAGATTTTAATTCTATTTTCAGGCCATGCGGATACACGATATTTGATACTCTAAAGAGCGAAAGCGTCATTGCGAAAAAAAGCATTTTTATTGGAACCCAAGAGAAATATTACCAAATCTATGACGAATACAAGGTGGAAATCGACCTTTTTGTAATTGATGAGGCATACAAACTCAGTGATAAGATCAATAGCAGTAGGGAAGTAATCCTCAACAGGGCTTTTATCGATACACTCAGTGTTTCTAAAAAAGTAGTTCTTCTCCTGCCCCTTGTGAACAAAATCAATGGTCTAGAGGCTTTTGAATTCAAGATCTGTAAGTCAGAATATGCCCCAGTTGCTAAGAATTTCATAGCTGAAGCGGACTTCTTGGGCATAGTCCTGGAAAAAGTGCATAACAGTAAGGAAAGCAATCTAATTTATTTTAATTCGCCAAATGATGCAGAAAAATTCTTTGAGACTAACCTAAAGAAAAGCACGGTTTTTTCGGTACTGCCGAACTCATGGGTGCAAAGGGTCGAGTCAGATTTCCATCCAGAGTGGATTCCTATAAAGGCGCTGAAAGCAGGCTTTGGAATCCACTATGGTCCTATGCCCAAGTTTATGCAGAAAAAAGTCATTGACCTTTTTAATAATGGATTGATAAAGAACCTTTTAGCAACTTCATCGGTTATAGAAGGTGTAAACACGCCAACTAAAAATATTTTTATCACCACTGCCAAAGATATAATGGGCGGCAAGAACATTATTAAATTCAAGAATCTGATCGGAAGGGCTGGAAGGCTTGGCATTCATAAGGTGGGTAATGTGTTTTACAAAGCTAAACACCAATCATATTTTGATCTTTGTAATCTTCCTTACAGTGCTCTGAGCTTAGATTTTTTAATCAAGGACGAAGCGCAAGTTATTGAGATTAACCGTGAAGAGGAATATAAAAGCGTATATCTCAACGGATCAGTTTCAGGTGATTCCGAACAATCCTATAAAGAGAAAACCAAAAGCTACTTGGACGATTCCTTTAATGGTAAAATTCCTCTGGAAGTCATCAGTTCACTGTTGAACAAGTATGGCTTCACCATCACGCAGTATACAGACTTGCTAGAATTTGTCAGAGGACCGGGTACTAATCTTTTCAGTATTCTAGCTAAACTAAAAAGCCTAGATACAACAAATGTCAACAATAATAGTTTGAGTACTATTCTGAGCTCCGGACATCCCACAATACCGGATATTGTGAAAGTATTGATAACCAATAAACACTTTTCGAAAATGGAAATTTCACACGTTGTTTCTATTGTAATTAAAATGATCTATAATGTAATTCCCTATAAAGTTATTCCTGCGATAGAATTTATTATTGAACTGGATGACATTTATGTGCATTACAATAACAGAAGACTTATTAACCCAAAGGTTAAAGCCGAAGCAAATAAAAATAAGGTAATGTTTCTAAATAAGTTCATAGGTGACAATAATGTTAATGTTGAAGAGTCTAAAAAAGTTATGACTAAACTTTTTGAATATGGAATTCCCTATTTTAGGGTGCGTAAGCATATAAACGATATAGTAGAGAGAGTGTCTGAGAATTTCTCGGCTTATGATATTAAAAATGTAATTTTAGAGACAAAATCAATGAGTGACTTAAGAATTTATTTTGAATAA